Proteins found in one Leptospira bouyouniensis genomic segment:
- a CDS encoding ubiquinone/menaquinone biosynthesis methyltransferase, translated as MNQYKLPSQEKKPEYVRNNFDGIAKAYDRFNDWNSFFLHRIWKDWVVKEAKKVVPTAKSALDLCCGTGDITYRLSIDPNLESVVGLDFSEQMLSYAFPKIDGKSHVKLLVGDAMDLKQFSEGSFDIVTMGFGLRNVSDLKLCLLEIKRVLKKGGVFVNLDVGRVRPQFLKIFADFYFFKIVPIFGYLLYGKQNEMFDYLPHSSKTYPDQETLSQILTELGFQEVRFQNFVFGNAVAHVAKKEV; from the coding sequence ATGAACCAATACAAACTGCCATCCCAAGAAAAGAAACCGGAATATGTTAGAAATAATTTTGATGGGATCGCCAAAGCCTATGATCGCTTCAATGATTGGAATAGTTTTTTCCTCCACCGGATCTGGAAGGATTGGGTGGTAAAAGAAGCAAAAAAAGTCGTCCCCACTGCCAAGTCTGCCTTAGATCTATGTTGTGGGACAGGTGACATCACTTATAGGCTCTCCATTGATCCAAACCTAGAATCCGTCGTAGGGCTCGATTTCTCGGAACAAATGTTGTCGTATGCCTTTCCGAAAATAGATGGAAAATCCCATGTCAAACTCCTTGTGGGGGATGCGATGGACCTAAAACAATTCTCAGAGGGAAGTTTTGACATTGTGACCATGGGCTTTGGATTGAGGAATGTCTCTGATTTAAAACTATGCCTTTTAGAAATCAAACGAGTGTTAAAGAAAGGTGGAGTGTTTGTGAATTTGGATGTGGGTCGAGTGAGACCTCAATTCCTCAAAATCTTTGCTGATTTTTACTTTTTCAAAATTGTACCTATTTTCGGGTATTTGTTATATGGGAAACAAAACGAGATGTTTGATTACCTTCCTCATTCTTCCAAAACTTACCCAGACCAAGAAACTCTCTCCCAAATTTTAACGGAGCTTGGTTTCCAAGAAGTCCGGTTCCAAAATTTTGTATTTGGAAACGCAGTGGCACATGTTGCAAAAAAGGAAGTTTGA
- a CDS encoding LruC domain-containing protein: MKRWIILLVLPLPLFLVDCSNKKKGMLLLPFLGLGDGATQANTASANNGNGTFTVVGLETTDPGQVATPETNSGDGETNNAETPSVVTPTPAAPPTPAPTTVNNETTTTVVDQTNGGDFNFETNITVPVTVVIVNESGPVTNAPVTVTESITTGEPNVVGVGTTDGNGSVTIPISVPPTVVSVDISIIGVNPTTGEVEEIVGSAPIQQPATGTGSEGTVVVAPVVNVDTTNFQPVNGCVQAVDSDCDGIANNFDEFPDDPSLATVARSGRYTIAFEDMFPSAGDADLNDHSTVFSTEMDKTPSNKVKTIRGTYTHVAKGAGYNHELRLSLDVPTNATVQVSYLDGQGNPWNGCASASKYTANTAGDCTGGTLTAAQLKRGVLILPSSDKTLFGKKNAPSAGSTFTINDFVRGVTAQVTITFEEPIDLNATKNLVGGHLNYFLAINQKTDGVFRQIYRPGYFKDASGKDAFLDKNGFPWAIIVPGVFNHPTEGADIRNQSTSGYIFFNSWMNSNGVAHKDWYLHIDQIPAANRPSYVVRVSDFYSDNGFTAYLIKAVRKNAFEVSASLIVVGAALGFLMKRKMGNPKAA, translated from the coding sequence ATGAAACGATGGATCATTCTTTTGGTGCTCCCCCTCCCCCTTTTTCTAGTGGATTGCTCCAATAAGAAAAAAGGAATGTTATTACTCCCCTTTTTAGGGCTTGGAGATGGCGCAACGCAAGCAAACACTGCATCAGCAAATAATGGCAATGGAACCTTCACAGTTGTCGGACTCGAAACAACTGACCCAGGCCAAGTGGCAACACCTGAGACAAACTCGGGCGATGGTGAGACAAATAATGCGGAAACTCCTTCGGTAGTAACTCCAACGCCAGCAGCGCCTCCAACACCGGCTCCGACTACCGTTAACAATGAAACAACAACAACGGTTGTAGACCAAACAAACGGTGGAGATTTTAATTTTGAAACAAATATTACAGTTCCAGTTACGGTTGTGATCGTAAACGAATCAGGACCTGTTACCAACGCACCAGTGACTGTCACTGAATCCATTACGACTGGAGAACCCAATGTCGTTGGAGTGGGAACCACTGACGGAAATGGATCTGTAACGATCCCAATCAGTGTCCCTCCTACCGTGGTTTCTGTTGATATCAGTATTATTGGAGTGAATCCAACAACTGGCGAAGTAGAAGAGATCGTTGGGTCTGCACCCATCCAACAACCTGCAACGGGAACTGGTTCTGAAGGGACTGTTGTAGTGGCACCAGTTGTGAACGTAGACACAACCAATTTCCAACCTGTGAATGGTTGTGTGCAAGCGGTTGACTCAGACTGTGACGGAATCGCAAACAATTTCGATGAATTTCCAGATGATCCAAGTTTAGCAACAGTTGCTCGCTCTGGTCGTTATACAATTGCGTTTGAGGACATGTTCCCTTCTGCAGGAGATGCTGACTTAAACGACCATTCAACTGTGTTTAGCACTGAGATGGACAAAACTCCATCTAACAAAGTAAAAACGATTCGTGGGACTTACACACATGTGGCAAAAGGTGCTGGATACAATCATGAGTTAAGACTATCTCTTGATGTTCCAACGAATGCAACTGTGCAAGTGAGTTATCTGGACGGACAAGGAAATCCTTGGAATGGTTGTGCTTCCGCTTCCAAATACACTGCAAACACTGCAGGAGACTGTACTGGTGGAACTCTCACAGCTGCCCAACTCAAACGAGGTGTTTTAATCCTCCCTAGCTCTGATAAAACATTGTTCGGAAAGAAAAATGCACCATCTGCTGGATCTACCTTTACAATCAATGACTTTGTAAGAGGGGTCACAGCTCAAGTTACAATTACCTTTGAAGAACCAATAGATCTCAATGCAACGAAGAACCTAGTAGGTGGACATTTAAACTACTTCTTAGCCATCAACCAAAAGACAGATGGTGTGTTTAGACAAATCTACCGTCCGGGTTATTTCAAAGATGCAAGTGGTAAAGATGCCTTCTTGGATAAAAATGGTTTCCCATGGGCGATCATTGTTCCAGGTGTTTTCAATCACCCAACTGAAGGGGCTGATATTCGAAATCAATCAACTTCTGGTTACATTTTCTTCAATTCTTGGATGAACTCGAATGGTGTGGCTCATAAAGATTGGTATTTGCATATTGATCAAATCCCTGCGGCAAACAGACCATCCTATGTGGTTCGTGTCAGTGATTTCTATTCAGACAATGGATTTACCGCTTACTTAATCAAAGCAGTTCGCAAGAATGCATTTGAAGTTTCAGCAAGTCTCATTGTTGTGGGAGCAGCTCTCGGTTTTCTCATGAAACGAAAAATGGGAAATCCTAAAGCCGCTTAA
- a CDS encoding PAS domain-containing protein: MSKFIDPNILGKLGTLGQTDADAYPFGIVKVDESGKILLYNKYESELANVPIQTAVGKNFFTEVAICTNNRIFYGRFKEGMISGDLDIAFNYVFTYKMKPTNVVIHLYHDKTSNTNWIFVKLR, translated from the coding sequence ATGAGCAAATTTATAGACCCAAATATTTTAGGAAAACTCGGAACACTTGGCCAAACAGATGCAGATGCTTATCCGTTTGGAATTGTCAAAGTGGACGAATCTGGGAAAATTTTATTGTATAACAAATACGAATCAGAACTTGCAAATGTTCCGATCCAAACAGCAGTCGGTAAAAACTTTTTTACAGAAGTTGCCATTTGTACCAATAATCGTATTTTCTATGGTCGTTTCAAAGAGGGTATGATTTCTGGAGATTTGGACATTGCATTCAATTATGTATTTACCTACAAAATGAAACCAACGAATGTTGTGATCCATTTGTACCACGACAAAACTTCCAATACCAATTGGATTTTTGTCAAACTCAGATAA
- a CDS encoding ExbD/TolR family protein, with protein MRVRKPKQETSIDISSLIDVLFILLIFLMLAVRFTEPTSTISIDLPKSKTDQFGTESIPLRIQLKSNGELYKNQIKMDIETFANSLEMNTDGNLGVSLEVDQHTEFGTFVQVTDILKSKKYLKIDIKTKKE; from the coding sequence ATGAGAGTTAGAAAGCCAAAACAAGAGACCTCAATCGATATCAGTAGTTTGATTGATGTTTTGTTTATCCTACTCATTTTTTTAATGTTAGCGGTTCGTTTTACAGAACCAACCTCAACCATTTCCATTGATTTACCAAAATCGAAAACAGATCAATTTGGTACAGAATCAATTCCATTAAGAATCCAACTCAAATCAAATGGGGAATTATACAAAAATCAAATCAAAATGGATATTGAAACCTTTGCCAATTCTTTAGAAATGAATACCGATGGTAATCTTGGTGTCAGTTTAGAAGTGGACCAACATACTGAATTCGGAACCTTTGTTCAAGTTACAGATATCCTAAAATCAAAAAAATACCTAAAAATAGACATTAAAACAAAAAAAGAATAA
- a CDS encoding PP2C family protein-serine/threonine phosphatase → MNSKLATKILVVDDNETNMEIITHILLGQGFEVAVAYDGEYALELAEVLDFDLILLDILLPGISGLEVAKRLLSMERHKNTPILFLSALNETSDIVKGLETGAVDYITKPFQESEILARIRTHIKIKTLEKERIDLLYAIQKDLELAKTNQEKLVTFQFPPSPLYEIYTSYKPMDLVGGDLITYDVLPSGDLDILFGDVTGHGIAAAMVSLMAIITFKTMNKSFLSPSECLFWIHNTLTPLISTHFISAVYIRYRAEENLLSFSMAGHHHMFLLRDHKIKKLGTKGFCLMMFPDMLNTNNEDIILQSGDRLFLFSDGMFEVPNQKEDYLGDQKFSEIVEKNIQLPSRQFLDSISEEVLQFSEGKVADDMTMLLLEVK, encoded by the coding sequence GTGAATTCTAAATTAGCCACAAAAATTTTAGTTGTAGATGACAATGAAACCAATATGGAAATCATCACCCATATTTTACTTGGCCAAGGATTCGAAGTTGCCGTAGCTTATGATGGCGAATATGCTTTAGAACTCGCTGAAGTTTTAGATTTTGATTTGATTTTACTCGATATTCTTTTGCCAGGGATCAGTGGTCTTGAAGTTGCCAAACGACTTTTATCAATGGAACGGCATAAAAACACTCCCATTCTTTTCTTATCTGCTTTAAATGAAACAAGTGATATTGTCAAAGGTCTCGAAACAGGAGCTGTTGATTATATTACCAAACCCTTCCAGGAATCTGAAATATTAGCAAGGATACGCACACATATCAAAATTAAAACATTAGAAAAAGAACGCATTGATTTATTATATGCCATTCAAAAAGATTTGGAACTTGCAAAAACAAACCAAGAAAAATTGGTCACGTTCCAATTCCCTCCTTCCCCATTATATGAAATTTACACATCATACAAACCTATGGACTTAGTAGGAGGAGACCTAATAACTTATGATGTTTTACCATCAGGAGACTTGGACATTTTATTTGGTGATGTGACTGGTCATGGCATTGCTGCTGCGATGGTTTCGCTAATGGCAATCATCACCTTCAAAACAATGAACAAATCATTTTTGTCACCTAGTGAATGTTTGTTTTGGATACATAATACATTAACACCACTCATTAGTACCCATTTTATCAGTGCTGTTTATATAAGATACCGTGCCGAAGAAAATTTATTATCTTTTTCAATGGCAGGCCACCACCATATGTTTTTACTTCGTGATCATAAAATCAAAAAGTTAGGTACAAAAGGATTTTGTCTTATGATGTTTCCTGATATGCTTAACACAAACAACGAGGACATTATATTACAATCGGGAGACCGATTATTTTTATTTTCCGATGGTATGTTTGAAGTTCCAAATCAAAAAGAAGATTATTTAGGAGATCAAAAATTCTCTGAGATCGTCGAAAAAAATATCCAACTCCCATCCAGACAGTTTTTAGATTCTATCTCCGAGGAAGTGCTGCAGTTTTCTGAAGGGAAGGTCGCAGATGATATGACAATGTTATTATTAGAAGTGAAATGA
- a CDS encoding phosphopantetheine-binding protein, which produces MASLLRFADTDYFLSGKFFEDLESDQPILVDPLWKGTALEKQLLFSNLPQNGNPKSFGLVTSGSTGSPKLVWKQWIEIQNELDVWLSEPEIQSFFQGIKKIEVQVPLCHLYGFLWGYLIPKALDIPIHVGPNPTTIPNKLWITSAPHLQLTATNGLELPERAIVSGMKFPVPLARELRERGKISILEIYGSTETGGMGYRDPLRQNRFLFLKDIQFTFQTLGEENELLVKSPFVSKRYDTFEANTWVTHTLQPNSYYATGDLGENSELGFYLMGRKDRIIKHKGKRVSLDRIESEILGLPLDGIFVCVPVLHESGDTIGLFTNSATPVDQIYHTLRNELPSSHIPRVILRQNSIPKLPNGKIDYQIITKLCLDEFSRLKSMEDKGKEFFEINSETTVSAILKSILGYVPKSDQHLIYDCGMDSILFTELFLKLEKKIGAKIPEEDKQTSFFVSLSGIEGYLNEKIYLQ; this is translated from the coding sequence ATGGCCTCCCTCTTACGGTTCGCTGACACAGATTATTTTCTTTCAGGCAAATTCTTCGAAGACTTAGAATCAGATCAACCCATCCTTGTCGACCCTCTCTGGAAAGGGACGGCACTCGAAAAACAATTATTGTTTTCCAACCTCCCGCAAAATGGAAATCCAAAATCTTTTGGTTTGGTAACATCTGGTTCCACTGGTTCTCCTAAATTGGTTTGGAAACAATGGATAGAAATCCAAAATGAATTGGATGTATGGCTCTCAGAACCTGAGATACAATCTTTCTTCCAAGGTATCAAAAAAATCGAAGTGCAAGTCCCCCTTTGCCATTTGTATGGATTCCTTTGGGGGTATCTCATTCCAAAGGCTCTAGATATCCCTATCCATGTCGGACCAAATCCAACCACGATACCGAACAAACTTTGGATCACTTCTGCTCCTCATTTACAACTAACAGCTACCAATGGCCTGGAACTACCGGAACGTGCGATTGTTTCTGGGATGAAATTCCCAGTCCCCCTAGCCCGTGAGTTACGAGAGAGAGGCAAAATTTCCATTTTAGAAATTTATGGTTCTACAGAAACAGGTGGGATGGGTTACCGAGATCCACTCAGACAAAATCGATTTTTATTTTTAAAAGATATTCAATTCACATTTCAAACATTAGGTGAAGAAAATGAACTTTTAGTCAAAAGTCCATTTGTTTCAAAACGATATGATACCTTTGAGGCCAACACATGGGTGACCCATACGTTACAACCAAATTCCTATTATGCGACTGGAGATTTAGGAGAAAATTCTGAACTTGGTTTTTATTTAATGGGAAGGAAAGACCGAATCATAAAACACAAAGGCAAACGAGTTTCTCTCGATCGAATTGAATCAGAAATCTTAGGATTACCATTGGATGGTATATTTGTTTGTGTTCCAGTCCTTCATGAATCGGGAGATACCATCGGGTTGTTCACAAATTCAGCTACCCCAGTGGACCAAATTTACCATACATTACGAAATGAACTCCCATCTAGCCATATCCCTCGTGTCATTCTAAGGCAAAACTCTATTCCCAAACTTCCAAATGGAAAAATTGATTACCAAATCATCACAAAACTCTGTTTAGATGAATTTTCGCGGCTGAAATCCATGGAAGATAAAGGCAAAGAATTTTTTGAGATTAATTCCGAAACAACGGTCTCTGCTATTTTAAAGTCAATTTTAGGATACGTCCCAAAATCGGACCAACATTTGATTTATGACTGTGGAATGGATTCCATACTGTTCACTGAGTTGTTTCTGAAATTAGAGAAAAAAATTGGAGCAAAAATCCCAGAAGAAGATAAACAAACTAGTTTTTTTGTAAGTCTTTCTGGGATCGAAGGGTATTTAAATGAAAAGATTTATTTACAATGA
- the dinB gene encoding DNA polymerase IV — protein sequence MRKIIHIDMDAFYASVEQRDFPEMRGKPVVVGGSPHSRGVVCAASYEARKFGIRSAISCYQAYKLCPDAIFTPPRFEVYKSVSKEIRSIFLEYTELVEPLSLDEAYLDVTTNIPNIPLASTIAKEIRKKIWERTSLTCSAGVATNKFLAKMASEKNKPNGLYVVLPGEEISFLDALPLYQFFGIGKKTYEKFRQLGFSNGKDLRLADESFLLKEFGKMGAVFYRMARGIDDREVIPFRDPKSIGVETTFTHDSDDFSYFLLTLETLAKELEVRMLKKNKKGKTLTLKVKFEDFTVKQKSLTSDSVFYLADNLFQQSSNLLANVWKDNFDPPKKIRLLGLSVTNFNEKEIRGDQPSLFG from the coding sequence ATGAGAAAAATCATCCACATTGATATGGATGCATTTTATGCATCAGTCGAACAACGCGATTTCCCAGAAATGAGAGGGAAACCTGTAGTGGTAGGTGGTTCTCCGCATTCTAGAGGAGTCGTTTGTGCTGCAAGTTATGAAGCGAGAAAATTTGGAATTCGTTCAGCGATTTCTTGTTACCAAGCATACAAACTTTGTCCCGACGCTATTTTTACCCCACCGAGATTTGAAGTTTATAAATCTGTCTCTAAAGAAATTCGTTCCATCTTTTTAGAATACACAGAACTTGTGGAACCACTTTCTCTTGACGAAGCATATTTAGATGTCACGACAAATATTCCAAATATCCCACTTGCGAGTACAATCGCAAAAGAAATTAGAAAAAAAATATGGGAACGTACTTCGCTTACATGTTCAGCAGGAGTCGCAACAAACAAGTTTTTGGCGAAGATGGCATCGGAAAAAAACAAACCCAATGGTCTTTATGTTGTTTTGCCAGGAGAAGAAATTTCATTTTTAGATGCTCTCCCTCTTTATCAATTTTTTGGAATTGGAAAAAAAACGTATGAGAAATTCCGACAATTGGGCTTTTCAAATGGTAAAGATTTACGATTGGCAGATGAGTCTTTCCTTTTGAAGGAATTTGGTAAAATGGGAGCTGTTTTTTATAGAATGGCGCGAGGGATCGATGATAGGGAAGTGATTCCATTTAGGGATCCAAAATCTATTGGTGTTGAGACTACGTTTACTCACGATTCAGATGATTTTTCTTATTTTTTACTGACCTTGGAGACTCTTGCAAAAGAACTCGAAGTAAGGATGCTGAAAAAAAACAAAAAAGGAAAAACTCTGACTTTAAAAGTAAAGTTTGAAGATTTCACCGTAAAACAAAAATCGCTTACCTCTGATTCCGTTTTCTACTTGGCAGACAATCTTTTCCAACAATCCTCGAACTTGTTGGCAAATGTCTGGAAAGATAATTTTGATCCTCCCAAAAAAATTCGCCTTTTGGGATTATCTGTCACCAATTTTAATGAAAAAGAAATAAGAGGAGACCAACCCTCTTTGTTCGGATAA
- a CDS encoding PAS domain-containing sensor histidine kinase, with product MIDQIIAICIASTLLFYAYFYHNAYRREKKLRQILFRKNLTNSEEIERVIREKEKQYQDIYDTANSIIIRWSPDFRIHSVNPYAEEFFQIAKDQVEGKDLVLDLFRIQFEKSNEIKSLLWNIFHRPEQNIRQEFDVYVGSDDKRTVTWSNRILKNEFGYPYEVLSIGIDITNRKIAEENLMKSYERILDLYNNAPCGYHSLDKDNVVVSINDTELDWLGYSREEIVGNLRINDLLTPSSYEKFEQIVHSFPHENLTGVELEFVRKDQSTFFVSLNSIPTFDKNGIFVISKSTVFDITDRKIAEDKLNDYSQKIQLQNKRLQKAVEAAIKANQSKSVFFSKITHELRTPLHAVIGFSQILEKDPNLPEHLKGYVNSLYENGVHLLGMINDILDLSKIEAGKMTETREKFSLVQLWDTLFSMFSYRFAEKNIQFELLHPETIENKYYEADLQKIRQILVNLLGNALKFTNQGFVNMEIQTKYGLEPNIDLVKFIVKDSGIGIPRDQLHSIFEAFQQTEQGSSYQEGTGLGLSISHQLVDFLGGTIQVESDLNKGSTFVFELPLNHLQDIPIELLQKSKIGPTDSKEVWHITKADDTEKEFVQNFLNSKENPFKNEILMMIKIQNFGQLLQLLGTIPFDDKGKTILLEKVKNKRYKFLIDLVQSTSS from the coding sequence ATGATAGACCAAATCATCGCCATATGCATTGCTTCCACTCTTTTGTTTTATGCATACTTTTATCATAATGCATATAGAAGAGAAAAAAAACTTAGGCAAATATTATTTCGAAAAAATCTTACGAACTCTGAAGAGATTGAACGTGTTATACGCGAAAAGGAAAAACAATACCAAGACATTTATGATACTGCAAACTCAATTATCATACGATGGAGTCCAGATTTCCGAATTCATTCTGTAAACCCATATGCTGAAGAATTTTTTCAAATTGCAAAAGACCAAGTGGAAGGTAAAGATTTAGTTTTAGATTTGTTCCGGATTCAATTTGAAAAGTCGAATGAAATTAAATCTTTACTTTGGAATATCTTTCACAGACCAGAACAAAATATCCGACAAGAATTTGATGTGTATGTTGGAAGTGATGACAAAAGAACTGTTACTTGGTCAAATCGTATTTTAAAAAATGAGTTTGGTTACCCTTATGAAGTATTATCTATAGGAATTGATATCACAAATCGTAAAATTGCTGAAGAAAATCTTATGAAATCTTATGAAAGGATTTTGGACTTATATAACAATGCTCCTTGTGGTTATCACTCACTTGACAAGGACAATGTTGTTGTTTCAATCAACGATACTGAACTTGATTGGTTAGGCTATTCTAGAGAAGAAATTGTCGGAAATTTACGAATCAATGATTTATTAACACCCAGTAGTTATGAAAAATTTGAACAGATTGTACATTCTTTTCCTCATGAAAACTTAACAGGAGTAGAATTAGAATTCGTACGCAAAGATCAATCGACATTTTTTGTCAGTTTGAATTCGATTCCAACTTTTGATAAAAATGGAATCTTTGTCATAAGCAAATCAACAGTTTTTGATATCACTGATCGAAAAATAGCTGAAGATAAGTTAAACGACTACTCCCAAAAAATCCAATTACAAAACAAACGACTCCAAAAAGCAGTGGAGGCTGCGATAAAGGCAAACCAATCCAAATCGGTCTTTTTTTCGAAAATCACTCACGAGTTACGTACTCCACTACATGCAGTCATAGGTTTTTCACAAATTTTAGAAAAGGATCCAAATCTACCAGAACATTTAAAAGGGTATGTCAACTCATTGTATGAAAATGGAGTCCATCTACTTGGTATGATCAATGATATATTAGATCTTTCTAAAATAGAAGCAGGGAAAATGACAGAAACTAGAGAAAAGTTTTCTCTTGTGCAATTATGGGATACTTTATTTTCAATGTTTTCATACCGATTTGCTGAAAAAAATATCCAATTTGAACTATTACATCCAGAAACCATTGAAAATAAATATTACGAAGCTGATTTACAAAAAATCAGACAAATTTTGGTAAATTTACTTGGGAATGCTTTAAAATTCACCAACCAAGGATTTGTAAACATGGAAATCCAAACCAAGTATGGACTGGAACCTAACATTGATTTGGTAAAATTTATTGTTAAAGATTCGGGAATTGGAATTCCACGTGACCAACTCCATTCTATTTTTGAAGCTTTCCAACAAACCGAACAAGGAAGTTCTTACCAAGAAGGGACAGGTTTGGGGCTTTCCATCTCGCATCAGTTAGTTGATTTTTTAGGCGGGACTATCCAAGTTGAAAGTGATCTCAATAAAGGTTCTACATTTGTTTTTGAGTTACCTTTAAATCATTTACAAGACATCCCCATTGAACTGCTTCAGAAATCAAAAATTGGCCCTACAGATTCAAAGGAAGTTTGGCATATAACGAAAGCAGATGATACAGAGAAAGAATTTGTTCAAAACTTTTTAAACTCAAAAGAAAATCCATTTAAAAATGAAATTTTAATGATGATCAAAATCCAAAACTTTGGTCAATTATTACAACTACTTGGGACAATCCCATTCGATGATAAAGGCAAAACTATCCTTTTAGAAAAAGTAAAAAACAAACGATACAAATTTTTAATTGATTTGGTTCAATCTACGTCTAGTTAG
- a CDS encoding MotA/TolQ/ExbB proton channel family protein, with amino-acid sequence MNWTFSIPAILIFILLFSFSILSFAYFLRLTLGFRKLESKESRNTYFPNLPTEDELDLFFSPLERIALWFPTIASLSMLLGLLGTVIGISTAFGEMEAQGKVSLEVLAHGIKDALNTTIAGLLVAIPSLFFHRVIENKIRYISELIIKDHSKIQ; translated from the coding sequence ATGAATTGGACATTTTCAATTCCCGCAATTTTGATTTTTATCCTTCTTTTCTCTTTTTCGATCCTTTCATTTGCCTATTTTTTACGATTGACCCTCGGTTTTCGAAAATTGGAATCCAAGGAATCAAGAAATACCTATTTTCCAAATCTTCCAACCGAAGATGAATTGGATTTATTTTTTTCTCCCTTAGAACGCATTGCCCTATGGTTTCCAACAATTGCATCTCTTTCGATGTTACTAGGTTTATTAGGTACTGTGATTGGGATTAGCACGGCTTTTGGTGAAATGGAAGCCCAAGGGAAGGTAAGTTTGGAAGTACTCGCTCATGGAATCAAAGATGCATTGAACACTACCATTGCCGGATTACTTGTGGCGATTCCTTCTCTTTTTTTTCACCGAGTCATTGAGAACAAAATACGATATATTTCTGAATTAATTATCAAAGACCATTCTAAAATCCAATGA
- a CDS encoding alpha/beta hydrolase has translation MLDDENDLESLGPLKVLRVKGDPDAPTVVLFHGYGASAFDLYPIHEVLVTDQKFNWVFPHGHLSIPLMPGYSGRAWFPIDMAALEEAIRKNDFRNFADKDPEGMDIARASAYLMLEALGVPWNQLILGGFSQGAMLATDITLRNEKTSKGLMILSGALVNESLWKELAPKKANLRFFQSHGEYDPILGYANAKKLEKLLRNSGLLGEFIAFSGGHEIPSPVVQGISRYLNSLS, from the coding sequence ATGTTAGATGATGAAAATGATTTAGAATCTTTAGGACCTTTAAAAGTATTACGTGTAAAAGGTGATCCTGATGCACCGACAGTCGTTTTGTTCCACGGTTATGGTGCCAGTGCATTTGATTTGTATCCGATCCATGAAGTCCTTGTTACCGATCAAAAATTCAATTGGGTTTTCCCTCATGGCCATTTGAGTATACCTCTCATGCCTGGATATTCTGGTAGAGCATGGTTCCCAATTGATATGGCTGCTTTAGAAGAAGCCATCCGAAAAAATGATTTTCGTAATTTTGCTGACAAAGACCCCGAAGGAATGGATATCGCAAGAGCTTCCGCTTATTTGATGTTAGAGGCGCTTGGAGTTCCTTGGAACCAATTGATCCTTGGTGGATTTTCCCAAGGTGCCATGTTAGCCACAGACATTACACTCCGAAATGAAAAAACTTCCAAAGGACTGATGATCCTATCAGGAGCTTTGGTGAATGAATCCCTTTGGAAAGAATTGGCTCCTAAAAAGGCAAATCTTCGTTTTTTCCAATCTCATGGGGAGTATGATCCTATATTAGGTTATGCGAATGCGAAAAAATTAGAAAAATTACTTCGGAATTCGGGTCTCTTAGGGGAATTCATCGCATTTTCTGGTGGGCATGAAATCCCAAGTCCCGTTGTCCAAGGGATCAGTCGGTATTTAAACAGTTTATCTTAA